Proteins from a genomic interval of Bradyrhizobium sp. CCBAU 53340:
- a CDS encoding tetratricopeptide repeat protein translates to MRSEKLIQLSAALMLAALWPGPAKAATGGEPAAVVQVDIATCLAAVTADDMDKAGPACAAVIDNEKTAKPDLIKALVARGALYARHDQIDRAIADDSRALLLDPTLADVFNARGELWLKKGDRPKAVQDFGAALRIDPNHEKAKANHRAMARELERIGAQMAVAGKPSFNCASARRVVEKAICRNRELADLDREIYAANARVIQEARSADEAKKLQREQDDFIARRNAGFGKPGYDLKKAMQDRLQKLNGVDGY, encoded by the coding sequence ATGCGTTCTGAAAAACTCATTCAATTGTCAGCCGCGCTGATGCTTGCGGCACTCTGGCCCGGCCCGGCCAAGGCTGCGACCGGTGGCGAGCCCGCCGCCGTCGTGCAGGTCGATATCGCGACATGCCTGGCCGCAGTCACGGCCGATGACATGGACAAAGCGGGTCCGGCCTGCGCGGCCGTCATCGACAACGAGAAGACCGCAAAGCCCGACCTGATCAAGGCGCTGGTCGCGCGCGGCGCGCTCTATGCGCGGCATGACCAGATCGACCGCGCCATCGCCGACGACAGCCGCGCCCTGCTGCTCGATCCGACGCTCGCCGACGTCTTCAATGCGCGCGGCGAGCTCTGGCTGAAGAAGGGCGACAGGCCGAAGGCAGTGCAGGATTTCGGCGCCGCCCTCCGGATCGATCCGAACCACGAGAAGGCGAAAGCCAATCACAGAGCGATGGCGCGCGAGCTCGAGCGGATCGGCGCGCAGATGGCGGTCGCCGGCAAGCCGAGCTTCAATTGTGCCAGCGCACGCCGCGTCGTCGAGAAGGCGATCTGCCGAAATCGCGAGCTCGCCGATCTCGACCGCGAAATCTATGCCGCCAATGCGCGCGTGATCCAGGAAGCGCGCAGTGCGGACGAAGCAAAGAAGCTCCAGCGCGAGCAGGACGATTTCATAGCGCGCCGCAATGCCGGGTTTGGCAAGCCGGGATATGATTTGAAGAAAGCGATGCAGGACCGGCTGCAAAAGTTGAACGGGGTGGATGGGTATTGA
- a CDS encoding tetratricopeptide repeat protein, which yields MRTYSPAPISKVSLRLFLLGAAISLALAAPASAAVDCATGSKAAPAELISACGTIIDQPSNPTADRVAALLVRADANARTSGGLTQALRDIDRAIALDGKNARAWRLRGDLLREAGGDLNRATSDLSKAIELDPQDAEAYELRGVAYTNQRRLDRAIADYDQAIKLKPDYAQAWSDRGATYYLNGDNDKAVADLSQALLLDPNRARSYTNRGAAYKKLGQLDKSVADDSEAIRLDPKVAEYYDNRGLSYAAMKEYDKAIADYDQALRLAPKPNFFTNRGDSYQFKGEFGAALSDYEAALKLDPDFAKTYNNRAVLYSKMGDRKKALADYETALRLDPGNTNAADGRRTMLAEIAKFGAAAPQPLAANSGNGPSFDCAYAKREVEKVICADPQLGALDRQLAEAYERVLKSMNRRAAADLRRSQHDFLATRDASFRRPGYDLKKVMQDRLQRLNAMAG from the coding sequence ATGCGCACGTATTCTCCCGCGCCAATATCCAAGGTCTCGCTGCGTCTCTTCCTGCTAGGCGCAGCGATCAGCCTCGCTCTGGCGGCGCCTGCCTCTGCCGCCGTCGATTGCGCGACCGGCAGCAAAGCCGCCCCGGCGGAACTGATCTCCGCGTGCGGCACCATCATCGACCAGCCCTCGAATCCAACCGCCGACCGCGTCGCGGCGCTGCTGGTTCGGGCCGATGCCAATGCGCGCACCTCGGGCGGTCTCACGCAGGCGCTGCGGGATATCGACCGTGCCATTGCGCTCGATGGCAAGAATGCCCGCGCCTGGCGCCTGCGCGGCGACCTGCTGCGCGAGGCAGGCGGCGATCTCAACCGCGCCACCTCTGATCTCAGCAAGGCGATCGAGCTCGATCCGCAGGATGCGGAAGCTTATGAGCTGCGCGGCGTGGCCTATACCAATCAGCGCCGCCTCGATCGCGCGATTGCCGATTACGACCAGGCGATCAAGCTGAAGCCGGACTACGCCCAGGCCTGGTCCGATCGCGGCGCGACCTATTACCTGAACGGCGACAATGACAAGGCGGTCGCCGATCTCAGCCAGGCCTTGCTGCTCGATCCGAACCGGGCGCGCAGCTACACCAATCGTGGCGCCGCCTACAAGAAGCTCGGCCAGCTCGACAAGTCGGTCGCCGACGACAGCGAGGCGATCAGGCTCGATCCGAAGGTAGCGGAATATTACGACAATCGCGGGCTGTCTTATGCCGCGATGAAGGAGTACGACAAGGCGATCGCCGATTACGACCAGGCGCTGCGGCTGGCGCCGAAGCCGAACTTCTTCACCAACCGCGGCGATTCCTACCAGTTCAAGGGCGAGTTCGGCGCAGCGCTCAGCGATTATGAGGCTGCGCTAAAGCTCGATCCCGACTTCGCGAAGACCTACAACAACCGCGCCGTGCTCTACTCCAAGATGGGCGATCGCAAGAAGGCGCTGGCCGATTACGAGACAGCGCTGCGGCTCGATCCCGGCAACACCAACGCCGCGGACGGCCGCCGGACCATGCTGGCGGAGATCGCGAAATTCGGCGCCGCGGCGCCACAGCCGCTGGCTGCGAATTCCGGCAACGGCCCGTCATTCGATTGTGCCTACGCCAAGCGCGAGGTCGAGAAGGTGATCTGCGCCGATCCGCAATTGGGCGCGCTCGACCGCCAGCTCGCCGAAGCTTATGAGCGCGTGCTGAAATCGATGAACCGGCGCGCGGCCGCGGATCTGCGCAGATCCCAGCACGATTTCCTCGCGACCCGCGACGCCAGCTTCCGCCGCCCCGGCTACGACCTGAAAAAGGTCATGCAGGACCGGCTGCAGCGGTTGAATGCGATGGCGGGGTAG
- a CDS encoding propionyl-CoA synthetase, whose translation MNVQEKSLYHEVHARSLADPEGFWAEAAKEIDWIEPPKKIFDPAQGVYGRWFAGGVVNTCYNALDRHVERGRADQVALIHDSPLTNSVTKFTYAELLAEVQALGAIMQDFGVAKGDRVILYMPMVLEAVVAMLACARIGAVHSVVFGGFAAKELATRIDDAQPKLVLSASCGIEPGRIVQYKPLLDEAIKLASAKPKACIVLQRPQLTCDLTPKRDYDWASLRRKAMNEGKKAACVPVAATDPLYILYTSGTTGIPKGVVRDNGGHLVAVKWSMFNLYGIKPGEVWWCGSDIGWVVGHSYIVYGPLLHGATSIMYEGKPVGTPDAGAFWRVISEHKAVALFTAPTAFRAIRKEDPEGKFIRQYDLSKFRTLFLAGERADPPTVEWAEQQLKVPVIDHWWQTETGWCIAGNPVGLGLLPVKHGSPTVPMPGYQVDVVDEAAKPVGPNTMGSIVIKLPMPPGCLPTLWNQDDRFSEAYLSEFPGYYKTSDAGYKDEDGYVFVMGRTDDIINVAGHRLSTGGMEEILASHPDVAECAVLGVKDAIKGEVPCGFLVLKAGVKRPPAEIEKEIIALVRDKLGPVAAFKLAITVGRLPKTRSGKILRGTIKKIADGETWSMPATIEDPKVLDEIGDALKGRV comes from the coding sequence ATGAACGTCCAGGAGAAGAGTCTCTACCACGAGGTCCATGCGCGCTCGCTGGCCGATCCGGAAGGGTTCTGGGCCGAGGCGGCCAAGGAGATCGACTGGATCGAGCCGCCCAAGAAGATCTTCGACCCCGCCCAGGGCGTCTACGGCCGCTGGTTCGCCGGCGGTGTCGTCAACACCTGCTACAACGCCCTCGACCGCCATGTCGAACGCGGCCGCGCCGACCAGGTCGCGCTGATCCACGATTCGCCGCTGACCAATTCGGTCACCAAATTCACCTATGCCGAGCTGCTGGCCGAGGTGCAGGCGCTCGGCGCCATCATGCAGGATTTCGGCGTCGCCAAGGGCGATCGCGTCATCCTCTATATGCCGATGGTGCTGGAGGCCGTAGTCGCCATGCTCGCCTGCGCGCGCATCGGCGCGGTGCATTCCGTGGTGTTCGGCGGCTTTGCTGCGAAGGAACTGGCCACCCGCATCGACGACGCGCAGCCGAAACTCGTTCTCTCCGCGAGCTGTGGCATCGAGCCGGGCCGCATCGTGCAGTACAAGCCGCTGCTCGATGAGGCGATCAAACTGGCCTCCGCGAAGCCGAAGGCCTGCATCGTGCTGCAACGTCCGCAGCTGACTTGCGACCTCACGCCGAAGCGCGACTATGATTGGGCAAGCCTGCGCCGCAAGGCGATGAACGAGGGCAAGAAGGCGGCTTGTGTGCCGGTCGCTGCGACCGATCCGCTCTACATCCTCTACACGTCGGGCACGACAGGCATTCCCAAGGGCGTCGTGCGCGACAATGGCGGGCACCTGGTTGCCGTGAAATGGTCGATGTTCAACCTCTATGGCATCAAGCCGGGCGAGGTCTGGTGGTGCGGCTCCGACATCGGCTGGGTGGTCGGTCACAGCTACATCGTCTACGGCCCGCTGCTGCACGGTGCGACCTCGATCATGTATGAGGGCAAGCCGGTCGGCACGCCCGATGCCGGCGCGTTCTGGCGTGTGATCTCGGAGCATAAGGCCGTGGCCTTGTTCACCGCCCCGACCGCGTTCCGCGCGATCCGCAAAGAGGATCCGGAAGGCAAGTTCATCCGGCAATATGACCTGTCGAAATTCCGCACGCTGTTCCTCGCCGGCGAGCGCGCCGATCCGCCGACGGTGGAATGGGCGGAGCAGCAGCTGAAGGTGCCGGTCATCGACCATTGGTGGCAGACCGAGACCGGCTGGTGCATTGCCGGCAATCCAGTGGGCTTGGGGTTGCTGCCGGTCAAGCACGGCTCTCCGACGGTGCCGATGCCGGGCTACCAGGTCGATGTCGTCGATGAGGCCGCCAAGCCGGTCGGTCCCAACACCATGGGCTCGATCGTCATCAAGCTGCCGATGCCGCCCGGATGCCTGCCGACGCTGTGGAATCAGGACGATCGCTTCAGCGAAGCGTATTTGAGCGAATTCCCCGGCTACTACAAAACATCGGACGCCGGCTACAAGGATGAGGACGGTTATGTCTTCGTCATGGGCCGCACCGATGACATCATCAACGTCGCCGGCCATCGCCTGTCCACCGGCGGCATGGAGGAGATCCTGGCCTCGCATCCCGATGTCGCCGAATGCGCCGTACTCGGTGTCAAGGATGCGATCAAGGGCGAGGTGCCCTGCGGCTTCCTGGTGCTGAAGGCCGGCGTGAAACGGCCACCCGCCGAGATCGAGAAGGAGATCATTGCGCTGGTGCGCGACAAGCTCGGCCCCGTCGCCGCCTTCAAGCTCGCCATCACCGTCGGCCGCCTGCCCAAGACCCGCTCCGGAAAGATCCTGCGTGGCACCATCAAGAAGATTGCAGACGGCGAGACCTGGTCCATGCCGGCCACGATCGAGGATCCCAAAGTGCTGGACGAGATCGGGGATGCGCTGAAGGGCAGAGTGTGA
- a CDS encoding OmpW family protein, with protein sequence MGTFASVHAADLPVYTKAPPPAESFNPWMVRLRVLGVLPDAGGSTVNVAGVPSLSSPNSGLSISNQVVPEFDISYFFTKNIAAELILGVTRHSISGTGSLANLPIGKTTLLPPTLTLQYHFDNFGAFKPYIGAGVNYTVFFNNSAANTPAAIVGPPAIVATTTALHVSNAFGGAVQFGFDYMLDRHWGLNVDVKKLWLRPDYTATVSGLPVTGTAHIDPWLVGGGVTYKF encoded by the coding sequence ATGGGGACTTTTGCCTCGGTGCACGCGGCCGATTTGCCCGTTTACACGAAGGCGCCGCCGCCGGCCGAAAGTTTCAATCCCTGGATGGTGCGTCTGCGCGTGCTCGGCGTATTGCCGGATGCCGGCGGTTCGACCGTCAATGTCGCTGGCGTGCCGTCGCTGTCGTCGCCGAATTCCGGCCTCTCGATCAGCAATCAGGTCGTGCCCGAGTTCGACATCAGCTACTTCTTCACGAAGAACATTGCGGCTGAGCTGATCCTTGGCGTGACCAGGCATTCGATCAGCGGTACCGGCTCGCTTGCGAACCTGCCAATCGGAAAGACCACGCTGCTGCCGCCGACGCTGACGCTGCAATATCACTTCGACAATTTCGGCGCGTTCAAGCCCTATATCGGCGCCGGCGTGAACTACACGGTGTTCTTCAACAACTCGGCCGCCAACACGCCCGCTGCCATCGTCGGGCCGCCCGCGATCGTTGCGACCACCACGGCCCTGCATGTCAGCAACGCCTTCGGCGGCGCCGTGCAGTTCGGCTTCGACTACATGCTCGACCGGCACTGGGGTCTCAACGTCGACGTGAAGAAGCTTTGGCTGCGGCCGGACTACACCGCAACCGTGAGCGGACTGCCCGTCACCGGCACGGCGCATATCGATCCCTGGCTGGTCGGCGGCGGCGTGACCTACAAGTTCTGA
- a CDS encoding DUF1013 domain-containing protein → MSNAPLMPKATAVWLLDNTALTFDQVADFTKMHPLEVRAIADGDAAQGIKGMDPLSNGQLTREEIEKGEKNPDYRLRLQESKVVLPPQPKRKGPRYTPVSRRHERPSAILWLLRSHPELKDAQVMRLVGTTKSTIASVRDRTHWNTSQLTPIDPVTLGLCSQIELDFEVARAAKEKPIDANYGGATLLPASETTKKDEYEPSEKSSDDLNVDAVFAKLKTLGGKKHEEEEE, encoded by the coding sequence ATGAGCAACGCACCTCTGATGCCCAAGGCGACCGCCGTCTGGCTGCTCGACAACACTGCGCTGACCTTCGACCAGGTCGCCGATTTCACCAAGATGCATCCCCTCGAGGTGCGGGCGATCGCCGACGGCGACGCCGCTCAGGGCATCAAGGGCATGGATCCCCTTTCCAACGGCCAGCTGACCCGCGAAGAGATCGAGAAGGGCGAGAAGAACCCGGACTACCGGCTCCGTCTCCAGGAGAGCAAGGTGGTGCTGCCGCCCCAGCCCAAGCGCAAGGGTCCGCGCTACACCCCGGTGTCGCGTCGTCACGAGCGCCCCAGCGCCATCCTCTGGCTGCTGCGCAGCCATCCGGAGCTCAAGGACGCGCAGGTCATGCGCCTGGTCGGCACCACCAAGAGCACGATCGCGAGCGTGCGCGATCGCACCCACTGGAACACGTCCCAGCTGACGCCGATCGATCCTGTGACCCTCGGCCTCTGCTCGCAGATCGAGCTCGATTTCGAAGTGGCACGCGCGGCCAAGGAAAAGCCGATCGATGCAAACTATGGCGGCGCGACCCTGCTGCCGGCCTCCGAGACCACCAAGAAGGACGAGTACGAGCCGTCGGAGAAGTCGAGCGACGACCTCAATGTCGACGCCGTGTTCGCCAAGCTGAAGACCCTCGGCGGCAAGAAGCACGAGGAAGAGGAGGAGTAG
- the ispH gene encoding 4-hydroxy-3-methylbut-2-enyl diphosphate reductase, giving the protein MSAKPDLKIVLCSPRGFCAGVVRAIDTVERALDKYGAPVYVRHEIVHNKYVVDGLKKKGAIFVEELAEIPDNTTAPVVFSAHGVPKSVPADAQSRNLFSLDATCPLVTKVHREAAIHFKRGREIFLIGHSHHPEVVGTLGQLPAGAVTLIETAEDAKTINPKDPDNLAFVTQTTLSIDDTAEIVALLKERFPNINGPHKEDICYATTNRQLAVKKVAPVVDALIVVGAPNSSNSQRLREVAEREGCKIAVLAQRAADIDWDKFGNITSLGITAGASAPEVIVEEIMDAFAERYTLHVETVSAAEENEFFPLPRQVRPEAAAE; this is encoded by the coding sequence ATGTCAGCCAAACCAGACCTCAAGATCGTGCTTTGTTCTCCCCGCGGCTTCTGCGCCGGCGTGGTTCGGGCGATCGACACCGTGGAACGGGCACTCGATAAGTACGGCGCCCCGGTCTATGTTCGCCATGAGATTGTGCACAACAAATACGTCGTCGACGGGTTGAAGAAGAAAGGCGCCATCTTCGTCGAGGAGCTCGCGGAGATCCCGGACAACACCACGGCGCCCGTGGTGTTCTCGGCCCATGGCGTGCCGAAGTCGGTTCCCGCCGACGCCCAGTCCCGCAATCTGTTCTCGCTGGATGCGACCTGCCCGCTGGTGACCAAGGTGCACCGCGAGGCCGCGATCCACTTCAAGCGCGGCCGCGAGATCTTCCTGATCGGCCATTCGCATCATCCCGAAGTGGTCGGCACGCTCGGCCAGCTGCCGGCCGGCGCGGTCACCCTGATCGAGACCGCCGAGGATGCCAAGACCATCAATCCGAAGGACCCCGACAATCTCGCCTTCGTGACCCAGACCACGCTGTCGATCGACGACACCGCCGAGATCGTGGCGCTGCTCAAGGAGCGCTTCCCGAACATCAACGGCCCGCACAAGGAAGACATCTGCTACGCCACCACCAACCGCCAGCTCGCGGTGAAGAAGGTGGCGCCGGTGGTCGACGCCCTGATCGTGGTCGGTGCTCCCAATTCGTCGAACTCGCAGCGCCTGCGCGAGGTCGCCGAGCGCGAGGGCTGCAAGATCGCGGTGCTGGCGCAGCGCGCCGCCGACATCGACTGGGACAAGTTCGGCAACATCACCAGCCTTGGTATCACCGCGGGCGCATCCGCGCCGGAAGTGATCGTCGAGGAGATCATGGACGCGTTCGCCGAGCGCTATACGCTCCATGTGGAGACGGTCTCGGCCGCGGAAGAGAACGAGTTCTTCCCGCTGCCGCGTCAGGTGCGCCCCGAAGCTGCCGCCGAGTAG
- a CDS encoding homoserine kinase, producing MAVYTDVAADELADFLKQYDLGELLSYKGIAEGVENTNFLLHTSQGSFILTLYEKRVAKNDLPFFLALMTHLAEHGVSCPLPVKAKDGEALHELQGRPAAIITFLEGIWPRKPNAVHCAGVGEGLARMHLAGANFTIKRANALSVAGWRPLFNAAADRADEVQPGLRAFLSAELDYLSGGVWPTNLPEGVIHADLFNDNVFFLGDKLSGIIDFTFACNDMLAYDVAICLNAWCFEPDHSFNVTKARAFLNAYGRVRKLSEAEEAALPLLARGAAIRFLLTRLVDWLNVPPGALVKPKDPLEYVRKLRFHQSVSSARDYGLMPSGLVA from the coding sequence ATGGCGGTCTACACCGACGTTGCCGCCGACGAGCTTGCGGATTTCCTGAAGCAGTACGATCTCGGCGAATTGCTCTCCTACAAGGGCATCGCCGAGGGCGTCGAGAACACCAACTTCCTGCTGCACACCAGCCAAGGATCGTTCATCCTCACGCTCTATGAGAAGCGCGTGGCGAAGAACGATCTGCCGTTCTTCCTCGCGCTGATGACGCATCTGGCCGAGCACGGCGTGAGCTGCCCGCTGCCGGTGAAGGCGAAAGACGGCGAGGCGCTGCACGAGCTGCAGGGACGGCCCGCTGCGATCATCACCTTTCTCGAGGGCATCTGGCCGCGCAAGCCGAACGCTGTGCATTGTGCCGGCGTCGGCGAGGGGCTGGCGAGGATGCATCTGGCTGGCGCGAACTTTACGATCAAGCGCGCCAACGCGCTGTCGGTCGCGGGCTGGCGGCCGCTGTTCAATGCGGCGGCGGATCGTGCCGACGAAGTGCAGCCGGGCCTGCGCGCGTTTCTTTCGGCCGAGCTCGATTATCTCTCCGGCGGGGTCTGGCCGACCAATCTGCCCGAGGGCGTGATCCACGCCGACCTCTTCAACGACAACGTCTTCTTCCTCGGCGACAAGCTCTCGGGCATCATCGACTTCACCTTCGCCTGCAACGACATGCTGGCCTATGACGTTGCGATCTGCCTGAACGCCTGGTGCTTCGAGCCGGACCATTCCTTCAACGTCACCAAGGCGCGCGCCTTCCTGAACGCCTACGGGCGGGTGAGAAAGCTGTCCGAGGCGGAAGAGGCCGCGCTGCCGCTGCTCGCACGCGGGGCTGCGATCCGCTTCCTGCTGACGCGGCTGGTCGACTGGCTCAACGTGCCCCCGGGCGCGCTGGTGAAGCCGAAGGATCCCCTCGAATATGTCCGCAAGCTGCGCTTCCATCAGAGCGTTTCCAGCGCGCGCGATTACGGGCTGATGCCGTCAGGACTGGTCGCGTGA
- the rnhA gene encoding ribonuclease HI: protein MSELPNVTIFTDGACSGNPGPGGWGAILKFGDKEKELNGGERHTTNNQMELMAAISALEALKKPCTVDLYTDSQYVRQGITGWIHGWKRNGWRTADKKPVKNVELWQRLDAALKAHEVRWHWVKGHAGHPENERADQLARDGIVKARLQQRLAE from the coding sequence GTGAGCGAGCTTCCCAATGTCACGATCTTCACCGACGGCGCCTGCTCCGGGAATCCCGGGCCTGGCGGCTGGGGCGCGATCCTGAAGTTCGGCGACAAGGAAAAAGAGCTGAACGGCGGCGAGCGCCACACCACCAACAACCAGATGGAATTGATGGCGGCGATCTCGGCGCTCGAAGCGCTGAAGAAGCCGTGCACCGTCGATCTCTACACCGACAGCCAATATGTCCGTCAGGGCATCACCGGCTGGATCCACGGCTGGAAGCGCAATGGCTGGCGCACCGCCGACAAGAAGCCGGTCAAGAACGTCGAGCTATGGCAGCGCCTCGATGCCGCGCTGAAGGCGCACGAGGTCCGCTGGCACTGGGTCAAGGGCCACGCCGGCCATCCCGAGAACGAGCGCGCCGATCAGCTTGCGCGGGACGGGATTGTGAAGGCGAGATTGCAGCAGCGTTTGGCGGAGTAG
- a CDS encoding peroxiredoxin, with protein sequence MAIQVGDKLPETKFRVMTAEGPQVKTTDDIFKGKKVALFAVPGAYTGTCHKMHLPSIFLNAYAMKDKGVDTIAIVSVNDAFVMNAWKRDTDQRDEAIFLADGNADFAKSIGMELDASGNGLGIRSKRYSMLVEDGVVKKLNLEAMPGKVEVSGGDTLLGQL encoded by the coding sequence ATGGCAATCCAAGTTGGCGACAAGCTGCCCGAGACGAAATTCCGCGTGATGACGGCGGAAGGTCCGCAGGTGAAGACCACCGACGATATCTTCAAGGGCAAGAAAGTGGCGCTGTTCGCGGTGCCCGGCGCCTACACCGGCACCTGCCACAAGATGCATCTGCCGAGCATCTTCCTCAATGCCTACGCGATGAAGGACAAGGGCGTCGACACCATCGCGATCGTCTCGGTCAACGACGCTTTCGTCATGAACGCCTGGAAGCGCGACACCGACCAGCGCGACGAGGCGATCTTCCTCGCCGACGGCAATGCCGACTTCGCCAAGTCGATCGGCATGGAACTGGACGCCTCCGGCAACGGCCTCGGCATCCGCTCCAAGCGCTATTCGATGCTGGTCGAGGACGGTGTGGTCAAGAAGCTGAACCTCGAGGCGATGCCCGGCAAGGTCGAGGTGTCGGGCGGCGATACGCTGCTGGGGCAGCTCTGA
- a CDS encoding DUF924 family protein: protein MTDIGNIAPAGILAFWREAGRDAWYKRNDAFDAEVRHRFLALWQQAAAGELAAWEDSDDGALALVIVLDQFPRNMFRGTPQAFASDALARDVARRAIARGTDRRVDPLLLEFLYLPFMHSEHMPDQLHCVALFESIDNAENLKYAREHADIIQRFGRFPHRNRLLGRKTTEAEQAFLDGGGFAG from the coding sequence ATGACTGACATCGGCAATATCGCGCCAGCAGGCATTCTCGCCTTCTGGCGCGAGGCCGGCCGCGACGCCTGGTACAAGCGCAACGACGCTTTCGATGCGGAAGTCCGGCACCGCTTTCTCGCGCTGTGGCAGCAGGCCGCTGCAGGCGAGCTGGCCGCATGGGAAGACAGCGATGACGGCGCGCTCGCGCTCGTCATCGTGCTCGACCAGTTTCCCCGCAACATGTTCCGCGGCACGCCACAGGCCTTTGCCAGCGACGCGCTGGCGCGCGACGTCGCCCGCCGCGCCATCGCGCGGGGCACGGATCGCAGGGTCGATCCCCTCCTGCTCGAATTCCTCTATCTGCCCTTCATGCATTCCGAGCATATGCCCGACCAGCTGCACTGCGTCGCGCTGTTCGAAAGCATCGACAACGCCGAAAACCTGAAATACGCCCGGGAGCACGCCGACATCATCCAGCGGTTCGGCCGCTTCCCTCACCGCAACCGCCTGCTCGGCCGCAAGACCACCGAGGCGGAGCAGGCCTTCCTCGACGGCGGCGGTTTTGCCGGCTGA
- a CDS encoding long-chain fatty acid--CoA ligase yields MERIWLKQYPPGVPADIEPTQYASLVDLLEESFAKFADRKAFICMDKAISYRDLDQMSLALAAYLQGRGLQRGARVAIMMPNVLQYPVATAAVLRAGFAVVNVNPLYTPRELEHQLKDSGAEAVIVLENFAHTVEQVIAKTPVKHVIVASMGDLLGFKGVIVNLVVRRIKKMVPAFALPGSVSFNDALAAGRGQTFNKPKLSPGDVAFLQYTGGTTGVSKGATLLHRNIVANVLQNDAWLQPALNAPPHVEQLMIVCALPLYHIFALTACYLLAVRAGGCNLLIPNPRDIAGFVKELAKYQVNSFPAVNTLYNGLMHHPDFKKLDFSKLKISNGGGMAVQRPVADQWKAITGCFIAEGYGLSETSPTLTCNPATATEFTGTIGIPVPSTWISIRDDDGNELPLGQAGEICAKGPQVMSGYWNRPEETAKVMTPDGYFRTGDIGVMDEKGYTKIVDRKKDMILVSGFNVYPNEIEEVIASHPGVLECAVIGIPDAKSGEAVKAFVVKKDPNLTAEDVIKFCHEQLTGYKVPKHIEFRTDLPKTNVGKILRRELRDEKKAQAA; encoded by the coding sequence ATGGAGCGCATCTGGCTCAAGCAATATCCGCCCGGCGTACCCGCTGATATCGAGCCGACGCAATACGCATCGCTGGTCGACCTGCTGGAGGAGAGCTTCGCCAAGTTCGCCGACCGCAAGGCGTTCATCTGCATGGACAAGGCGATCAGCTATCGCGACCTCGACCAGATGTCGCTGGCGCTCGCCGCCTATCTGCAGGGCCGCGGCCTGCAGCGCGGCGCCCGCGTCGCGATCATGATGCCGAACGTGCTGCAATATCCGGTCGCGACCGCCGCGGTGCTGCGCGCCGGCTTTGCCGTCGTCAACGTCAACCCGCTCTATACCCCGCGCGAGCTCGAGCATCAGCTCAAGGATTCCGGCGCCGAGGCTGTCATCGTGCTGGAGAACTTCGCTCACACCGTCGAACAGGTGATCGCCAAGACGCCGGTCAAGCACGTCATCGTCGCCAGCATGGGCGATCTGCTCGGCTTCAAGGGCGTGATCGTCAATCTGGTCGTCCGCCGGATCAAGAAGATGGTGCCGGCCTTCGCGCTGCCGGGCTCGGTGTCGTTCAACGATGCGCTCGCGGCCGGTCGCGGCCAGACCTTCAACAAGCCGAAGCTGTCGCCGGGCGACGTCGCGTTCCTGCAATATACCGGCGGCACCACCGGCGTCTCCAAGGGCGCCACCCTGCTCCACCGCAACATCGTCGCCAACGTGCTGCAGAACGACGCCTGGCTGCAGCCAGCGCTCAACGCGCCGCCGCATGTCGAGCAGCTCATGATCGTCTGCGCGCTGCCGCTCTATCACATCTTCGCGCTGACGGCCTGCTACCTGCTCGCAGTGCGCGCCGGCGGCTGCAATCTCTTGATCCCGAACCCGCGCGATATCGCGGGCTTCGTCAAGGAGCTCGCGAAGTACCAGGTCAACAGCTTCCCGGCCGTGAACACGCTCTACAACGGCCTGATGCACCATCCTGATTTCAAGAAGCTCGACTTCTCGAAGTTGAAGATCTCCAACGGCGGCGGCATGGCGGTGCAGCGCCCCGTGGCCGATCAATGGAAAGCGATCACCGGCTGCTTCATCGCCGAAGGCTACGGCCTGTCCGAGACCTCACCGACGCTGACCTGCAATCCGGCGACGGCAACGGAGTTCACGGGCACGATCGGCATCCCCGTGCCTTCGACCTGGATCTCGATCCGCGACGACGACGGCAACGAGCTGCCACTCGGCCAGGCCGGTGAGATCTGCGCCAAGGGCCCGCAGGTGATGTCGGGCTATTGGAACAGGCCGGAAGAGACGGCGAAGGTGATGACGCCCGACGGCTATTTCCGCACCGGCGACATCGGCGTGATGGACGAGAAGGGCTACACCAAGATCGTGGATCGCAAGAAGGACATGATCCTGGTCTCCGGCTTCAACGTCTATCCGAACGAGATCGAGGAAGTGATCGCGAGCCATCCGGGCGTGCTGGAATGCGCCGTGATCGGCATCCCCGATGCCAAATCAGGCGAGGCGGTGAAAGCCTTTGTCGTCAAGAAGGATCCCAACCTCACGGCCGAGGACGTGATCAAGTTCTGTCACGAGCAGCTCACCGGCTACAAGGTGCCCAAGCACATCGAATTCCGCACCGACCTGCCCAAGACCAATGTCGGCAAGATCCTGCGCCGCGAGCTGCGCGACGAGAAGAAGGCCCAGGCGGCGTAA